A window of the Nyctibius grandis isolate bNycGra1 chromosome 9, bNycGra1.pri, whole genome shotgun sequence genome harbors these coding sequences:
- the LYPD6 gene encoding ly6/PLAUR domain-containing protein 6: MASQPTPAWVLLLGLLAGCLPAVQPRDFTVKDIVYLHPSTTPYPRGFKCFTCEKAADNYECNRWAPDVYCPRGTRYCFSQHTMKVTGESVSVTKRCVPLEDCLSTGCSYVKHEEYKICTSCCEGSICNLPLPKNATDAVFTTLSPLNKTQRLSHPVLLTTACLWLGLMSQRWVPLPRVVGSGS; this comes from the exons ATGGCCTCGCAGCCCACGCCGGCGTGGGTCCTGCTGCTCGGTCTGCTGGCCGGCTGCCTGCCAGCCGTGCAGCCCAGGGACTTCACCGTGAAGGACATCGTCTACCTCCACCCTTCCA CCACGCCGTATCCCCGTGGATTTAAGTGTTTCACCTGCGAAAAGGCAGCAGATAATTACGAATGCAACCGATGGGCTCCGGATGTCTATTGTCCAAGAG GTACAAGATACTGCTTTAGCCAACATACGATGAAAGTTACTGGGGAGAGTGTATCTGTCACCAAACGCTGTGTACCATTAGAGGACTGTCTGTCTACAGGATGCTCATATGTAAAGCATGAAGAATACAAG ATCTGCACCTCCTGCTGCGAAGGAAGCATCTGCAACTTGCCCCTCCCGAAGAACGCGACAGACGCCGTGTTCACAACCCTGTCCCCCCTCAACAAAACGCAGCGGCTCTCGCATCCCGTCCTGCTCACGACGGCGTGTCTGTGGCTGGGGCTGATGTCGCAGCGCTGGGTCCCGCTGCCACGTGTGGTGGGGTCGGGCAGCTGA